AAAATATACCTTTAGGTGAATAAGTTTGTTCCCATCGGAATTgttctacagaaaaaaaaaaaaacaatgtgttaGCTCTAGCCTAATAAGAGAGGATATTCTGATTTGAATATCAGATATACCATTTCTAGGGTTAATACTCTTGATAGACAACAACTGTTGCCCTTCCCTAGTTTGGTTTCTAGTGACAGTTCACATGCAGCAACGTGGCTATgttatcctgttttttttttttcaaatgcagacatacaaagtgcacgTTATGAAGTCATGGTGCCTATGCCTACTAAAAATTTCAATTCATTTTCTAATAGAAACACATATTCAATCAAACTATATATTAACTGCAACACAAATAATATAGTTTATTTGATTTCTTTCACACCTACAATATGTTGGCCATTTGAAAGTCAGAGTGAGAAGCCACCTTTCTAATGTATAGAGACCGTCTACAAAGGGTGTCTAAGCAGTTTCTTTGCACTTTGCCAAGGCACATGCAAGAGATACAACACATTTTGTGCAGATATAGAGCCATTTAACCCTCTGATACCTGATGGAAATTTTAAACAGAAGTTGTTCAGTCGTGAGGCCTTTGGTGCTTTACGTTTGGAACACAAACTCCTCATGGCTTAAATCACAAACAAGGCCTGATTTTACAATATTAATAACTAATATGTGTTTAATTTCACTAGTATATGTTTATAATTAGATCGGTCATATTCATGCACCTGTACGTAGGTAACTGATCTGTCTGTGATTGGTTCTGATATGTATGTGTTGAGTGCCGGTAGCTATGACTAAGACTTTGTCGAAACACGTCAGAGTGGTACTTTTGTTCATGATGTCTTGAATTGGCTTTTATCCTACCTAAAAAACTTGAATTTGTTTTATGGAAGAAACATGGAAGGGGCTATTGTCTATCGctgctggatagatagatagatcgatagatagatacattGTTATAAAGTAGTAATAAAGCCAAAATCAATAATTCTAGGGTACTGGTTATTTTTGGTGAAATGTGGTCTCTTGCCTTGGCAGCTATATAGTATTCAGTTAATGTAAAATGGGTTTAAATGTGTCAGGTTTGAAGCATTTCACTTCTGACTTTCAAGTTGGGAATTAATTTCACAAATGTACAGTGTATTGTAGGTGGAACATGGAGGTGACAGTGCTCATTGATATCGTTATCACAGGACCACCTTTATTCTGTTACCAGAGGACAAAAACTGTGCAAGTACAGAGAGCAGATGGAAATTTTCTATAGGCACATTGTCTGGAACTATATTATCACGCTATAGCTTTATAGCTGGTACCAACATATAGGCACATATCCTGGAATGCACCTCAAATAAGTAACTGGAATTATGTCTAAAATTATATAAGCACTATAAATGATTTCCTCAGCAAACAGTGCTATTCTTGTTGTCAAAATGGCAGAAAACTTGAAGGACCTGCAGCAGACCCCAAATGTATTTAATTCAATAGTCACTATCTGTATTTGTCTTATGACAGATCCTGTCCTACACAAACACGGCACTACAATATGTAATATAATATGCTATGTAAAATATATTGAAAGAAGTATTGGCACAAGTACGCATTACAGCTACAGCAACTTTTATGACATccaattacatagttacatagttaatatggagTTGGTAGACCCTTTGCAGATgaaacagcttccactcttctggaaggctttctacaagatctTGGAGTGTGTCTGTTGGAGTTTGTGCATATTATTCCAGAAGAGTATTTGTGAGGTCAGGCACTGATGTTGGGcgcacatttttattatttttttgccgatGTTAATGCCAGAGATGGTGTGGATCTCTGCAGTTATTGAGTCAGCAGAGCACCCTCTGTTACATAATGTACCACTTTGTGGCTGGGTTGCTGTGATTTCTAAATGCATCCACTTTACAATAATAGCACTCTTAACTGACTGTGAAGTATCTAAAGGCGAAAACATTTCACAAACTGACTTGTTGCACTGTTGGCATCCTATTATAGGACCACACTGAAATGTTGTTTTTTAGAATAACCCATTCTTTAAAAAATTATTGCAAAGGTAGACTGCATTGCTAGGtggtggattttatacacctgtgacaaatggactgaatgaaacacctgaatGCAATGTTAAAGAGCTGGATATACTTGCTGAGAAACCTGATGGACaccacaataaaaaaacacacagataCCTGAACTGAGCCTAAAAGATAGTGGACCTCTATTATGTGGAAATGATTGTGGAGAGGACAAACAATTGTTGTCCCTTCATATCATAAATCTACTTTTCCAGGAACGTGGGGGTGGTGTGGTAGTTTATGTTGGCATCTGACACAAAACTCGAAAAAGTAAAATACTGACACAAAACTCGAAAAAGGCCAATAGTTGTACTCTGTTACTAATCTACCAATAGTCAAACAACAAATCATTTTTCTTCTTACCGCTCTCTCTTTCTCTGTATTCTGGCTAAAATTTTCATAATGTAATTCCTTCACCATCTACGGAAGCTATTATTTATAATTGTTCTGTGCTCCCTGAAGGCGTCTTTCCTTATTCCTTATTGAGCAGAGGGATTAGAAGTAAAACTTCGAAAAAGCATTAAATGTAAACTTACAAAGTCTGTACCCCTATGTTAAATGGCAGAAGTGTTGCTAGGGTTCAACACAGGGTTATAAAACACATCTGAAGCCAGATTGGCCCCCGACTCTGGAAAAGCTACACCTTGACCATTACCAATACCACTGCAAGGCAACTGAATACTATTACCATACtactactgaatagactgctatACATTGACCAGTATTACCACAGGCTGTACAGACTTTATAAGTGATTATAGTGCGAACAAATACACTAGTATAGTTGATGCATGTGCTTTCTAGTTGGAGTCATTCCCTTCTCCTGTCTCTTCATCTGACCTGGACCAGCATGACTACTTATTTTACCCTATTGCTGCCAGAGGTGTTTGGAAACTTTGCACCTCTGCTTGCCAGGACAGTTTTCTCACTTttgaaatgtacaaaaaaaaaaatttcacaaaAAACAACTCATACTTACCCCATATACTTGTCACACATTGTCAAAATGCCACTCAGCACTTTATACACACAGATAACTTTCTGAGATTTTatgtaaaaatgtaattttcataaAAGTTACATAAAAGTGGATGTAAGTGGGTAAAACTTCAATGCAAGCAGAAAGTTATATAGTCCACACCTCTTTAAAATAAAGGTTCATGAGTTAAATTCACCAGAACTGGaaacacccaaaatttggtttgaagctggaaaaaaacaacaacaataacACAAATTATAAAATACAGGGATTACAGTCCTTGAAAAGTTAGTGTGCCCACCAAAAACCTATATATTGCCTATGACCTATATTATTGCAGTTGCCTGAAGGGACAGTTGACAgcacatattaaccccttaaggaccaggctcattttcaccttaaggaccaggccattttttgcaaatctgaccagtgttacttcatgtgtgaataactttaaagcgcttttacttatgcaggccattctgagattgtttttgtttttttgccacaTGCTGTACTTTATGACATTGGTAAACTGgagtaaatataatttttatttataaaaaaataccaaatttaccaaaattttttaaaaaatagcaaatttccatgtttcaatttctctacttctataatacatagtaatacctccaaaaatagttattaatttacattccccatatgtctacttcatgtttggatcattttgggaatgctttttattttttggggacgttacaaggcttagaagtttagaagcaattcagaaatttcccaaaacccactttttaaggaccagttcaggtctgaagtcactttgtgaggcttacataatagaaaccaccccataatgaccccattttggaaacaacaccctcaaggtattcaaaactgattttacaaactttgttaaccctttagggtcattggcaaatggagatgaaatttcagaatttcaattgttttgacaaattttaaattttaataaattttttccagtaacaaagcaaggtttaacagccaaactaaactcaatatttattgccctgattcagtagtttatataaacaccccatatgtggtcgtaaactactgtatgggcacatggcagggcgcagaaggaaaggaacaccatatggtttctggaaggcagattttgctggattggtttttagacaccatgtctcatttgaagccccctgatgcacccctagagtagaaactcgaaaaaagttaccccattttggaaactacggattaaggtggcagttttattggtactattttagggtacatatgatttttggttgctctatattacactttttgtaaggcaaagaAACAAAAAATAGAAGTTCTGaagtttcatctccatttgccattaactcttgtggaacacttaaagggttaacaaagtttgtaaaatcagttctaaacaccttgaggggtgtagtttcttaaatggggtcactttttggagtttatactctaggggtgcatgggggggcttcaaatgggacatggtgtcaaaaaaactgtccagcaaaaactgccttccaaaatccatatggtgttcctttccttctgcgccctgccgtgtggccatacagcagtttacaagcacatatggggcatttatgtaaactacagaatcagggcaataaatatagagtttagtttggctgctaacccttgctttgttacgggaaaaaatggattaaaactgaacatttgccaaaaaattgctgttttggcatagtttttattttttattatttacaacgtttatcttacaggttagatcatgtgctatttttatagagcaggttcttacggatgcggcgatacctaatatgtatacttttttatttttatttaggttttacacaataatatcagctttgaaacaataaaaatcctgttttagtgtctccatagtctgagagccatagttttgtcTCAGGTTAAgtataatttttgcaggatgagatgatggttagattggcactattttggggtgcatatgactttttgatcgcttgctattacactttttgtgatgtaaggtaaggATTCCAGTGGGGTGTGTCGCTGATGGGTTCTGATACAGGGATAAttgccccaaaaaaaacggaacaatagGAAAACCTAATAGAGATAAGAGGGAAAAAAGAACCCGCGCTGACTAAATGGCAAGATgggacactgctatatatgttaGCGTGCCTAATAAAAGCTGAAGGTGTATATCGGCCAATAGAGTAAAACAATTTGGTAATACCAGTATATCTATATGTCCTTAGATGTTTATAAGCAAAGTTCATAAGCAAAGTTCAAAGTTCAATGAATAAAGTTTTAGAGCGTATATAAAGCAAAGCCAGAAGGCACTTACTGCTCCTGAGGGTGGATCTTGTTTATACAGCTGGATACTTTTTCTGCTTGTCGCGATGCTTCTCCTAGAGTTGTTCTCTTAAATCGCTTCTCCAGTGTATCTACTGACGTGGTCTTCTGCGATCTTCTGCTTACCTGGTGGCACGCGCGTAGCTCCGGCCGGTAGCACGCGCGCACTCCTGGAAGCAATACTTGCTTGTCTGTCGTCCTGGAAACCTAGCGTGTGATGTCACACTAGAAGCTACGGAAGCTTCTCTGGTCCACAATACCTCCGACGCGTTTCGGAATAGCCATATTCCTTCCTCAGGGAAGGAATACggcttttatttttacttttttttcactttttttttacccagacccacttggttcttgaagatccagtgggtctgatgcctgtATAAAACAATagtgtacactatatagtgtactgtactgttttttcactttacttagtctgatcagacttctgactttagcagaagtctgatcagcaacATGGGCAGCCAGAAGCCTGTGAAGgtgcccggttgccatggtaaccatcactcgctgatacaacagagcagcgggtgatagggagggggcccccctccctctgtgatcccgtcaagaatcggggggctgaaaaggcacagcagccccgcCCTTTCCCCCTGCCACCTGCACTGCCGCACCGCCTGCACCCCCTGCACTCCCTCGCACCACCCCACTGCACCCGCCAACACATCACaaagagggctgcaggggggtaAACATATAAAAATtgcattttgaagtttctgatccccgcggtcacggACCACGGGAATCAGAAACTTCCGAAAGAGCTGCAAACTgcaagtctgaattgacctgcggtttgcagcgatcgccgatatgggggggtcacaggacccccctgggcattgaccCAGGGgggctgctgattgatttcagtacATGTACGCTCAGtgaccttaagtaccaggacatcagggcgtacaggtatgccctgtgtccgtaacaggttaaaaCAATGTAAAACAATATATTGAGGTGTGCAAATGTGGTGATGCTAatgatcattatttttttattctttatttttaatatggggaaagaggggtgatttaaatttttatagtttttttttaaatatttttacaaaGTTTCTCTTACATTTATATTAAGTCCCCTTAGGTGACTTGAACATGCAATTGTCTgattgcttctcccatagactgcaatgatttaacaCTGCAGCCTATGGGAGATTGACTCTGTTGTTGTGGCAGTTCTCCATAGGTACATTGCAGCAGCAGGCCTTGGAGCCTTAACAGGAACTGAGGCTGGCATTGCATCCAAGCGGCTCTCTCCATCTCAAACATTGCACTGACTGCAACAATTCAACAAAAGGAGAAACTTTCTTTTCTTTAATTTTCTGCTGCCAAATTCTTCCCATCTCCTCCTCTCCTTTGCCTCAGAATATGTGCTTCGGGGAGCACACGCTCTGAAGCTCCGGGGAGGAAAAGACAAAGGAGGAGTCAGGATACTAATGCCATGCTTATGAAGTTTAAAATGGTGCTGGCTGGGGCACAGACACTGGTTCTAAATGCCCAACACCACTTGGACTGATCTGTGTTGAATTGTGGTTTTATAGGGAATTTTAGGCATCAGTCTTGTTAGTACTAAGAAGCCTTCCTTGAGGGATGGTTTAGCAATTTGATGTCAAGTAGGAAGGGCCATAATTTCTATTGGGCACAAGAGACCAATGCTGATtaatggctctgtggaaaggtaCTCCCGGTTCTCAATTCAGAGCTGTTTTACATCTTATGAGTGTGAGTTGTGCTATTGTTTCCATCAATGTAACTCTATGCGGCGAGCATTAAATAATACCTAAGGTACTGCGCCTGTCCAAATCGTACTAAAGATATTTTTGTGCCTACGGGTTCTTTTTATAAATCTGGTATTGCTAGTAGGAAAAATTTCTACCCTCTGCACCACCTGCAATTAGATGCATTATGTAAAGCTACTgagaacactgtaaaaatgtTTTACAGAAGTAATAGTTGTAAATCTAAGCCTTTCTAGTAAACCTagatggatgtcattttttcaattttttacctACTTTGATAATCTATGTTCTAACACACAATGGACCACATTTATCAATGTATCCACGTCTTTTTTTGTGAAAATTATGCCAAAAACTGTTGCAAATCTTTGAATTTGAGCAATATTTTTATGAGGTATGCACTTTTTATTAGATTTCGCACAAATCACTACAACAACCTTTTTATGACTGCAGtatgaaatgccagtcttaataaatgtgggtCAATAGATATTGCAGAATAGATATTACAGAAATGCAAATCTGTTGATTCATGAAAGTTCCAGCCAGTTGGAGGTTAAATAATGCGTTTTGAATAATAAAATGACTACGTagactgtaatttatttattaatttattgatttatttagtTATTCAGATTATTTATATACTCATATGTGCTAGAGCTAATTCATAGGAATGAATTCAGCCTAAATATGAAAAAACATGAAAGAGCCTTTACATATTGTCCAGACAGATATGATGAAATAATCAACTTCTCTCCTGCAATCTCTTCCTCCTTGTAATTTCCTTTAGTGCAACTTTCACATCTTTATTTCTCAAGGTGTAGATCAATGGATTTAGCATTGGTGTTAAAACACTGTATAACAAGGTGGCCATTTTGTCTTGGTTAGTGACATGAATAGTTCCTGGTCTCAAATATATAATGAAAATGGTGCCATAAAATAAGGTCACTACAATAACATGTGAAGCACAAGTGGAAAAGGCTTTTTTCCGTCCTGTGGTTGTACGAATCTTCATTATGCTGAAAATGATATTGATGTATGTAATAAGAATGAAGAAAAAGGGGACCACGGCTACCACTATTGcacaaaagaaaattatatttttgttaaAAGTTGTATCTGTGCAGGATAATTCTAACAATATGGGTGCCTCACACAAAAAATTGTTAATTACATTAGGACCACAGAAGGGCAACTGCAATGTATTGAATGTCTGTATTATTGAGTTTGTTATACCACCAACCCAAGAAGCAGTGGCCATTTTAATGCACAAGGTGGGATGCATAATATTAGTGTAATGTAAGGGGCTGCATATAGCCACATATCGGTCATAAGCCATTGTCAACAGAAGATAGCACTCTGCTCCCCCTAGAGATAGATGGATGAACAACTGGATGAAACACGCATCAAATGATATGGTTTTCTTGACTGATAAGAAGTTTATGAGCATTTTGGGAACAACACTTGATGTATACCAGATGTCCAAGAAGGAGAGATTTCTCAAAAAGAAGTACATTGGCGTGTGGAGTCGAGGGTTTGTACTACTGATCCAGATAATTATTATGTTACCAATTAAAGAAACAATGTAACATGTAAGGaatacaataaataacaatatctGCATGTCCTTCTTGTTGGTTAGTCCTAGTAGAATGAACTCGTCCACGGTGGTGAAATTATTTATGATCATTTCAACCATCTGAAAGCAAAGTTACAAATTATATCAAGGAACTGTAGTGGCAATATAATATGATTAAATATTAAAACACGTTGGGAAGATGAGCGGTATTGAAAGACTTTGTACACTTAAATGACCACCAAGTCATCATAATGTATCGCCCTATAATACCTACAGCTAGGGCTTAATAACATTAAACGCATCAACAAAAGACGCTG
The Bufo gargarizans isolate SCDJY-AF-19 chromosome 2, ASM1485885v1, whole genome shotgun sequence genome window above contains:
- the LOC122925715 gene encoding putative olfactory receptor 2B8 — encoded protein: MVEMIINNFTTVDEFILLGLTNKKDMQILLFIVFLTCYIVSLIGNIIIIWISSTNPRLHTPMYFFLRNLSFLDIWYTSSVVPKMLINFLSVKKTISFDACFIQLFIHLSLGGAECYLLLTMAYDRYVAICSPLHYTNIMHPTLCIKMATASWVGGITNSIIQTFNTLQLPFCGPNVINNFLCEAPILLELSCTDTTFNKNIIFFCAIVVAVVPFFFILITYINIIFSIMKIRTTTGRKKAFSTCASHVIVVTLFYGTIFIIYLRPGTIHVTNQDKMATLLYSVLTPMLNPLIYTLRNKDVKVALKEITRRKRLQERS